From a single Candidatus Binataceae bacterium genomic region:
- a CDS encoding amidase family protein, with product MIRATPARAFNYVVDASGTYWGIQDAALPVVDTGSIRATQVAPAGQSGAFSTAINGFGGIKVLVPIPKPLIPALAPLQPGYTKSRYNGEMMRGFGLQFDGTSRFTTTKSITLGGIKMSRSVWINTDANWGRWLDSFTNTTLLPITIKVAFGGQSGMGASGSRFSAVVNTSSGDTLVTPADAWVDVATPATGSSLVGGPQVTVLGSPSPFKGAMTFVGDWIYNSFTNPITYTGHFSNFQAYVYTITIPALKTRSLLHFIVLGGRVNLSTSASTQASVEATAADLASAPVIGDLTIGEICSIDNFSPAALSANGFDYSLCTPTLKNAKTLLVTQAPSPPDTIATTKATYNVVGKTIQQLRTDMQKGVTTSAEITQAYLDRIAAYDQGQFGFHSYEIVASNALAQARAADAARKKGNKSPLLGIPIVVKNLYDTFDMATTNGSMTFANFHPLHDAFQINLLRQAGAVIIGKGALEEYATSGNYSNDAWGQVWNVFNLSKTSIASSGGPASALAANLAAGAMGSQTGDSLYGPSSAASLFALRGTNGLESGTGIMPLTWLTDFGGVMARSVPDLADILNVVVATDPADPETSAPGRTVPTDWRTVLDPNALKGKRIGYIPSTWVDPFGTTNTTSAEMAALQYFTQAGATIVNMGVTAGGADAPPSPASPTTDRVSEGWWMYILTHPELATEGFAINTPVDVNCSQKKVPYVRAAASTCSATPSAQLTAAQIQAWRDYLRGRQATTKTWMDTAGADGKGVDAVVYPGLLSDTSLNDGGGSLASFGRSDTPSASNGVPTMIFPVGYNNDGQPINIQLMGRAWSDAELVGFAYAFEQIAGAAGNGHVEATTAPPLPYSPF from the coding sequence ATGATACGAGCGACGCCCGCGCGCGCATTCAACTATGTCGTGGACGCCAGCGGTACCTACTGGGGGATTCAGGATGCCGCCCTGCCCGTCGTAGACACAGGCAGTATCCGCGCCACGCAAGTCGCACCTGCTGGACAGTCCGGAGCGTTCAGCACAGCGATCAACGGTTTCGGCGGAATCAAGGTTCTGGTGCCCATTCCCAAGCCGCTGATTCCGGCGCTTGCACCTTTGCAACCCGGTTACACCAAGAGCCGTTACAACGGCGAAATGATGCGCGGCTTCGGTCTCCAATTCGACGGCACCAGCCGTTTCACGACGACCAAATCGATCACCCTGGGCGGCATCAAGATGTCGCGCTCGGTCTGGATCAACACCGATGCGAACTGGGGCCGATGGCTCGACAGTTTCACCAACACCACGCTCTTGCCGATTACGATCAAGGTTGCGTTCGGCGGGCAATCCGGAATGGGCGCATCAGGCTCCAGGTTCAGCGCGGTGGTGAATACTTCGAGCGGCGACACACTCGTCACGCCGGCCGACGCGTGGGTTGACGTTGCGACACCGGCGACCGGCTCGTCGCTGGTCGGCGGCCCGCAGGTGACGGTTCTCGGATCGCCCTCGCCGTTCAAGGGCGCGATGACCTTCGTCGGCGACTGGATTTACAACAGCTTCACCAACCCGATTACTTACACGGGACATTTCAGCAATTTCCAGGCGTACGTCTACACGATAACGATTCCGGCCCTGAAAACGCGCTCGCTCCTGCACTTCATCGTGCTGGGTGGCCGCGTGAATCTATCAACCTCCGCGAGCACTCAAGCCTCGGTTGAAGCAACCGCCGCGGATCTCGCGAGCGCTCCGGTGATTGGCGATCTGACGATAGGAGAGATCTGCTCGATCGATAATTTCAGCCCGGCGGCACTGTCCGCCAACGGCTTCGATTACTCGCTTTGCACACCGACCTTGAAGAACGCCAAGACGCTGCTCGTAACGCAGGCGCCATCGCCACCCGACACGATCGCGACCACCAAGGCGACCTACAACGTGGTCGGCAAAACCATTCAGCAGTTGCGTACCGACATGCAGAAGGGCGTGACGACTTCGGCGGAGATTACGCAGGCCTACCTCGATCGCATCGCGGCCTACGACCAGGGCCAGTTCGGCTTCCATTCGTATGAGATCGTCGCGTCGAACGCGCTGGCGCAGGCGCGTGCCGCCGACGCCGCTCGCAAGAAGGGCAACAAGAGCCCGCTGCTCGGTATTCCTATCGTCGTCAAGAATCTCTACGACACGTTCGACATGGCGACCACCAACGGCAGCATGACGTTCGCAAATTTCCATCCGTTGCATGATGCGTTTCAGATCAACCTGCTGCGTCAGGCCGGCGCCGTCATAATCGGCAAGGGCGCCTTGGAGGAATACGCTACAAGCGGTAACTACTCGAACGACGCGTGGGGACAGGTGTGGAACGTGTTCAACCTGTCGAAGACCTCGATCGCGTCGAGCGGCGGTCCGGCCAGCGCGCTCGCAGCAAACCTCGCCGCCGGCGCGATGGGTTCGCAAACGGGTGATTCGCTCTACGGTCCCTCGAGCGCGGCGAGCCTGTTCGCGCTGCGCGGCACCAACGGGCTCGAGAGTGGCACGGGCATCATGCCACTAACCTGGCTGACCGATTTCGGCGGCGTGATGGCGCGTTCGGTACCCGATCTTGCGGACATCCTGAATGTCGTCGTCGCGACCGATCCCGCCGATCCTGAAACCTCGGCGCCCGGCCGCACAGTTCCCACCGACTGGCGCACGGTGCTCGATCCCAACGCGCTCAAAGGGAAGCGTATCGGCTACATCCCTTCGACGTGGGTAGATCCGTTCGGCACCACGAACACGACCAGCGCCGAGATGGCGGCGCTCCAGTACTTCACCCAGGCTGGGGCAACGATCGTGAATATGGGCGTGACCGCGGGCGGCGCCGATGCGCCGCCTTCGCCGGCCTCGCCCACTACCGACAGAGTGTCGGAAGGATGGTGGATGTATATCCTGACGCATCCCGAGCTCGCGACGGAGGGCTTCGCGATCAACACGCCGGTCGATGTGAACTGCTCGCAGAAGAAGGTGCCATATGTGCGTGCCGCGGCGAGCACCTGCTCGGCGACACCGTCGGCGCAGCTCACCGCCGCCCAGATCCAGGCTTGGCGCGATTATCTGCGCGGCCGCCAGGCGACGACGAAAACCTGGATGGATACGGCGGGGGCTGACGGCAAGGGCGTCGACGCGGTCGTCTATCCGGGCCTGCTCAGCGACACCAGCCTCAACGACGGCGGCGGCAGCCTCGCGAGTTTCGGCCGCTCCGACACGCCTTCGGCCTCCAACGGCGTACCGACCATGATTTTCCCAGTCGGCTATAACAACGACGGACAGCCGATCAACATCCAGTTGATGGGACGCGCGTGGTCCGACGCTGAGCTGGTGGGGTTTGCGTACGCCTTCGAGCAGATCGCGGGCGCAGCCGGCAACGGTCACGTCGAAGCCACCACCGCTCCGCCCCTGCCATACTCGCCGTTCTAA
- a CDS encoding zinc-binding dehydrogenase codes for MKGSIAFIPEGHKIEFFEYDVPAPVPGGLIARVTQTNICGSEVHMWKGEFGRRGIMPGHEMAGVIDSLGPGVTKDWAGVAVKEGDRIAPVYYTVCNRCENCVEGNQAGCLNRVMGAGHPKVPPHFTATFATHYFIKPDQHFYRIPHNVPDLIAASANCAMSQVYWALDRGRVAYGEKLLVLGAGGLGLHAMAIAKARGASVIAIDGVDLRLSQAKRFGADQVIDLRQYPDFKSRQVRVRELTGGKGPDVVLEVAGIPEAFIDSISLVRNGGRVLELGNISGGMTAPIAPSMVTFKSIEIHGIATYPPHYLNKSLDFLSQHIDRYPYMELCDAKFPLSRAAEALDKSERREVTRAALIPGQ; via the coding sequence ATGAAGGGTTCAATTGCTTTCATTCCCGAGGGCCACAAGATCGAGTTCTTCGAGTACGACGTTCCCGCGCCCGTACCTGGTGGGCTCATTGCGCGAGTTACGCAGACCAACATCTGCGGCTCCGAAGTGCATATGTGGAAGGGCGAGTTCGGCCGGCGCGGCATCATGCCGGGGCACGAGATGGCGGGCGTGATCGACAGCCTCGGGCCGGGCGTGACGAAGGATTGGGCGGGAGTCGCGGTCAAGGAAGGCGATCGAATCGCGCCGGTGTACTACACGGTATGCAACCGCTGCGAGAACTGCGTCGAAGGCAACCAGGCGGGATGCCTGAATCGCGTGATGGGCGCGGGCCATCCCAAGGTTCCGCCGCATTTCACCGCGACTTTCGCGACGCACTATTTCATCAAGCCCGATCAGCATTTCTATCGAATCCCCCACAACGTTCCGGATTTGATTGCCGCGTCGGCCAACTGCGCGATGTCGCAGGTCTATTGGGCGCTCGATCGCGGCCGTGTTGCATACGGCGAAAAGCTGCTGGTGCTGGGCGCGGGCGGACTCGGACTGCATGCGATGGCGATCGCGAAGGCGCGCGGCGCAAGCGTGATCGCGATCGACGGCGTTGACTTGCGGTTATCTCAGGCGAAGCGATTCGGCGCCGACCAGGTGATCGATCTGCGCCAGTATCCGGATTTCAAGTCGCGCCAGGTCAGGGTGCGCGAGCTGACGGGCGGTAAAGGCCCCGACGTGGTGCTCGAAGTGGCCGGCATTCCTGAGGCGTTTATCGATTCTATCAGCCTCGTGCGCAACGGCGGCCGCGTGCTCGAGCTTGGCAACATCTCGGGCGGAATGACGGCGCCGATCGCACCATCGATGGTGACGTTCAAGTCGATCGAGATTCACGGCATCGCCACTTATCCGCCCCACTACCTGAACAAGTCGCTCGATTTCCTTTCGCAGCACATCGATCGCTATCCGTACATGGAGCTGTGCGACGCCAAGTTCCCACTGTCGCGCGCCGCCGAAGCGCTCGACAAAAGCGAACGTCGCGAAGTGACGCGAGCCGCGCTGATCCCGGGCCAATAG
- a CDS encoding LLM class flavin-dependent oxidoreductase has translation MEFGIFYEIQVDSPLKHREREYQAFHDVMRQVERAEEVGFTHFWTVEHHFQVGFAHASAPEVLYGAISQRTSKIKIGHAVVLLPFPYNHPVRIAERIATLDILSNGRVEVGTGRSITQVELGGFGIPYKETRARWEEALDIITTIWKSKNGTFSYKGKYFDIPERTVVPMPIQKPHPPMWVACTSDDTHELAGKLGLGLLSFTLLVTPEHLGRRVATYRNALKSAKPYGAFVNSRAGAFSMTHIADTDKLARDEAERAFMSYVGTTLRVNSPVLEAKKTGVDPKDSARGEMPELPKQYEGLDPSKVTIDSLIEHGMCICGSPDSAIRQLERIQKEARLDQFLAMMQFWSIPHEKTMHSIDLFGKYVIPHFQKTQASSVTATETPA, from the coding sequence ATGGAATTCGGGATTTTCTATGAGATCCAGGTCGACAGTCCGCTCAAGCATCGCGAGCGCGAGTACCAGGCCTTTCACGATGTGATGCGCCAGGTCGAACGCGCCGAGGAAGTCGGCTTCACTCACTTCTGGACAGTAGAGCATCACTTTCAGGTTGGGTTCGCGCACGCCTCAGCGCCCGAGGTCCTGTACGGTGCGATTTCACAGCGCACCAGCAAGATCAAAATCGGTCACGCCGTCGTGCTGCTGCCGTTTCCCTACAACCATCCGGTGCGGATCGCGGAGCGCATCGCGACCCTCGACATCCTGAGCAACGGCCGCGTCGAAGTCGGCACCGGCAGATCGATCACGCAGGTCGAGCTGGGCGGCTTCGGCATCCCGTACAAGGAAACCCGCGCGCGATGGGAAGAAGCGCTCGACATCATCACGACGATCTGGAAGAGCAAGAACGGCACGTTCTCTTACAAGGGCAAATACTTCGATATCCCCGAACGCACTGTCGTGCCGATGCCGATACAGAAGCCGCATCCACCGATGTGGGTCGCGTGCACCAGCGACGATACTCACGAGCTCGCGGGCAAGCTCGGCCTGGGGCTGCTTTCGTTCACCCTGCTCGTGACGCCGGAGCATCTTGGGCGCCGCGTCGCGACGTATCGCAACGCGCTGAAGTCGGCGAAGCCCTACGGCGCGTTCGTGAACAGCCGCGCCGGCGCGTTTTCGATGACACATATCGCCGACACCGACAAGCTGGCGCGCGACGAGGCCGAACGCGCGTTCATGTCGTACGTCGGCACGACACTGCGGGTGAATTCACCGGTGCTCGAGGCGAAAAAGACCGGCGTCGATCCGAAGGATTCCGCGCGCGGTGAGATGCCCGAGTTGCCGAAGCAGTACGAGGGCCTCGACCCGAGCAAGGTGACCATCGATTCATTGATCGAACACGGGATGTGCATCTGCGGCAGCCCCGACAGCGCGATTCGCCAGCTCGAGCGTATCCAGAAGGAAGCACGGCTCGACCAGTTCCTCGCGATGATGCAGTTCTGGTCGATTCCGCACGAGAAGACGATGCACTCGATCGATCTTTTCGGAAAATACGTCATTCCACATTTTCAGAAGACGCAAGCGTCATCGGTTACTGCAACTGAGACGCCCGCCTGA
- a CDS encoding phosphotransferase family protein, whose product MADDRSTQEKIRDYLMGRMPAARNLALSDFVHTAGGWSHEIYIFYANWDEDGRTERRGFCLRKDPGAGLLRELSSLEEQFRVIKALENTPAPTPKAYWYEPDPALLGGPFFVMEKVEGEVPNPWSRAGKQFYAEANKRGKLPLSFIEALAALHNLDWRAAGLDFIGVPEAGKDFALREIAKWERLIRESIRKPEPVLTEILMWLRANAPAVQRLAFVHGAYRTGNLIVKDDAIAAVIDWELQVIGDPMYDVAYVLSDLNREGSPLLSCVVERDFFLDTYQKLTGLEIDLEVCRYYEILYMMRSTAFWLSASGLFAEGRNKDLRLARTTYSVPVVLDMAARALGF is encoded by the coding sequence ATGGCGGACGATCGTTCCACGCAGGAAAAAATTCGCGACTACCTGATGGGCAGGATGCCCGCGGCACGGAACCTTGCGCTTTCCGACTTCGTTCACACCGCAGGCGGATGGTCGCACGAGATCTACATCTTCTATGCGAACTGGGATGAGGACGGGCGCACGGAGCGCCGCGGTTTTTGCCTGCGCAAGGATCCCGGTGCAGGTCTCCTGCGTGAGCTGTCGAGCCTTGAAGAGCAGTTCCGCGTGATCAAGGCGCTCGAGAACACGCCGGCGCCGACGCCGAAAGCGTATTGGTACGAACCCGATCCGGCGCTGCTGGGCGGTCCGTTTTTCGTCATGGAAAAAGTCGAGGGCGAGGTTCCCAACCCATGGTCGCGCGCGGGCAAGCAGTTTTACGCCGAGGCCAACAAGCGCGGAAAGCTGCCGCTCAGTTTTATCGAAGCGCTCGCAGCGTTGCACAATCTCGACTGGCGCGCGGCGGGCCTCGATTTCATCGGCGTTCCCGAGGCGGGCAAGGATTTCGCGCTGCGCGAGATCGCGAAGTGGGAAAGACTGATTCGCGAATCGATTCGCAAGCCCGAACCGGTTCTCACTGAGATTCTGATGTGGCTTCGCGCCAACGCTCCGGCGGTGCAGCGCCTGGCGTTCGTTCACGGGGCGTATCGGACCGGCAATCTGATCGTGAAAGATGACGCAATCGCCGCGGTCATCGACTGGGAGCTGCAGGTGATCGGCGACCCGATGTACGACGTCGCGTACGTGCTATCCGACCTGAACCGCGAAGGATCGCCGCTCCTGTCATGCGTCGTGGAGCGCGATTTCTTTCTCGATACGTACCAGAAACTCACAGGCCTCGAGATCGATCTCGAAGTCTGCCGCTACTATGAAATTCTCTACATGATGCGCAGCACGGCGTTCTGGCTGAGCGCATCGGGATTGTTTGCCGAGGGCCGCAACAAGGATTTGCGTCTCGCGCGGACTACCTATTCAGTTCCGGTTGTACTCGACATGGCTGCGCGAGCGCTCGGATTCTGA
- a CDS encoding cytochrome P450, with protein MQYTEPVDATGNQPLPAHEFALDTIDIISPDHYQKNGYPHAEWAYLRKHAPVFHVERRGIDPFWAITKAADIIEISKQPRLWLNGPRLAVFKLEEGEKPLAPEAYPLKHLLNMDPPQHGNYRALLSRNFTPRAVRALEPEMERITREVLDELMDREQCDFVTDISSRVPVAVIAELLGVPRSDWPTLFRWTNEVIGSGDPEFQHGSNSNETFIQARMEMFQYFSAMVAERQKNPTGDVTSTLANASINGQPLPVLELMSYLLVLVVAGNETTRNATTGGLLALIQHPQEFHKLKSNPGLIKSAVEEIARWTSPVIQFSRTAVEDTEVRGRKIRAGESVCLFYPSANRDEELFDEPFKFDVARDPNPHLAFGIGEHFCLGSNLARLELEVIFRQLAQRLEYAELEGPLSRLRSSFVGGIKHMPIRFKLKPAAN; from the coding sequence GTGCAGTACACTGAACCTGTTGACGCGACTGGTAATCAGCCGTTGCCCGCTCACGAGTTTGCACTCGACACCATCGACATCATCAGCCCCGACCATTACCAGAAGAACGGTTACCCTCACGCCGAGTGGGCCTATCTGCGCAAGCACGCACCCGTTTTCCATGTCGAGCGCCGCGGTATCGATCCCTTCTGGGCGATCACGAAAGCCGCCGACATTATTGAGATCAGCAAGCAGCCGCGCCTGTGGCTGAATGGGCCGCGCCTCGCCGTTTTCAAACTCGAAGAGGGCGAAAAGCCACTCGCCCCCGAGGCCTACCCGCTGAAGCATCTGCTGAACATGGACCCGCCGCAGCACGGCAACTATCGCGCGCTGCTCAGCCGCAATTTCACGCCGCGTGCCGTGCGCGCGCTCGAACCCGAAATGGAGCGAATCACCCGCGAAGTCCTCGACGAGCTGATGGATCGCGAGCAGTGCGATTTCGTTACCGACATCTCGTCGAGAGTGCCGGTTGCTGTGATCGCCGAGCTGCTCGGCGTGCCGCGCAGCGATTGGCCGACGCTGTTTCGCTGGACCAACGAGGTTATCGGCAGCGGCGATCCGGAGTTCCAGCACGGCTCGAATTCCAACGAGACTTTTATCCAGGCTCGGATGGAGATGTTCCAGTATTTTTCCGCGATGGTGGCGGAGCGGCAGAAGAATCCGACCGGCGACGTCACGAGCACTCTCGCCAACGCCAGCATAAATGGCCAGCCGCTGCCCGTGCTCGAGCTGATGTCGTATCTGCTGGTGCTAGTCGTTGCTGGTAATGAAACGACGCGCAACGCGACGACGGGCGGCCTGCTCGCGCTGATCCAGCACCCCCAGGAATTCCACAAGCTGAAGTCAAATCCCGGGCTGATCAAATCAGCGGTCGAGGAAATCGCGCGATGGACTTCGCCGGTAATCCAGTTCTCGCGCACTGCCGTAGAGGATACTGAGGTTCGCGGTCGGAAAATTCGCGCGGGAGAATCCGTGTGCCTCTTCTATCCATCGGCGAATCGCGATGAGGAACTGTTCGACGAACCGTTCAAGTTCGACGTCGCGCGCGATCCGAATCCGCATCTGGCTTTCGGGATCGGCGAACATTTCTGCCTCGGCTCCAACCTCGCGCGCCTCGAGCTCGAAGTGATCTTCCGCCAATTGGCGCAACGCCTGGAGTACGCGGAGCTCGAAGGACCACTATCGCGCCTGCGCTCGAGCTTCGTCGGCGGCATCAAGCATATGCCGATAAGGTTCAAGCTAAAGCCCGCCGCGAACTGA
- a CDS encoding alpha/beta fold hydrolase yields the protein MRIGFAIRFRTRTWISCVGVALTLLAGCAATKLPRYNQDLGGEHVSFTTSDGVLLRGHLYGRGPVGVILAHMYPADQSDWTDFARVLASHGYEALTFDFRGFTESEGESGTEHADRDLMAAYQFMQPRVSRIFIAGASLGSEAAILVAAHEPVAGIICISTPTSFGGLDVTQAITQVRAPILFVTSKEDALVAGQSEILYRLAQAPKQFETYPGNAHGTSILHGPYGPDLQSLMLRFIAQHSVEGQ from the coding sequence ATGCGGATCGGATTTGCAATCAGATTCAGAACCCGGACGTGGATTTCATGCGTCGGCGTTGCGCTGACGCTTCTCGCGGGATGCGCGGCGACCAAGCTGCCGCGCTACAACCAGGATCTTGGCGGTGAACATGTGTCGTTCACTACTTCCGACGGCGTGCTGCTGCGAGGGCATCTTTATGGACGCGGCCCGGTCGGCGTGATTCTGGCGCATATGTATCCTGCCGATCAGTCGGACTGGACCGATTTCGCGCGCGTGCTCGCGTCGCACGGCTACGAGGCTCTCACCTTCGATTTTCGCGGCTTCACCGAATCGGAAGGGGAATCGGGGACTGAGCATGCCGATCGCGATCTGATGGCGGCCTACCAGTTCATGCAGCCGCGCGTGTCGCGGATTTTCATCGCAGGCGCGAGCCTGGGCTCGGAAGCTGCGATCCTCGTCGCTGCGCACGAGCCGGTCGCCGGCATCATCTGTATCTCGACGCCGACGAGCTTCGGCGGCCTCGACGTGACGCAAGCAATCACGCAGGTGCGCGCGCCGATCCTGTTTGTCACATCAAAGGAAGATGCGCTCGTCGCGGGCCAATCGGAGATACTCTATCGCCTCGCGCAGGCGCCGAAACAGTTCGAGACTTATCCCGGCAACGCGCACGGGACGTCGATCCTGCACGGCCCGTACGGCCCCGACCTCCAGAGCCTGATGCTCAGATTTATTGCGCAACACTCGGTGGAGGGGCAGTGA
- a CDS encoding VOC family protein, with the protein MFKIGKLFHVTHVVKDLDAVDRWYDDVFSCTRYYRGFEKVAGRVASLLVIGEVLMEPMTPARVENLRNESVKRFHERFGEHFHSIAFYAEDIPALSTKLAEQKLRMWDVGGRPVTPPNERFAIWTHPRETQGQLEFAVVMPFTNDPRLQPAWSADFWRERHPLGIQGASHITFVVSDLDKAKRFYTETLGAKLFVEEETPGRKKSAFIAIGTDSVIELAMPLASNTREALDLEQNGEGVHALTFKTRDLSMATDFLKSKGMKPEPDGADSVVLGRDQAFGMVIGFTRAALPNDPR; encoded by the coding sequence ATGTTTAAAATTGGCAAACTGTTTCATGTCACTCATGTGGTGAAGGATCTCGACGCCGTCGACCGGTGGTACGACGATGTCTTCTCATGCACGCGTTACTATCGCGGATTCGAGAAAGTCGCGGGACGCGTCGCCTCGCTGCTGGTTATTGGCGAAGTGCTGATGGAGCCGATGACGCCGGCGCGCGTCGAGAATCTCAGAAACGAGTCGGTCAAGCGTTTCCACGAGCGTTTCGGCGAGCACTTTCATTCGATCGCATTCTACGCCGAGGACATCCCGGCGCTCTCGACCAAGCTGGCCGAGCAGAAGCTTCGGATGTGGGACGTGGGCGGCCGCCCGGTGACGCCGCCCAACGAGCGCTTCGCGATCTGGACGCATCCGAGGGAAACCCAGGGCCAGCTCGAGTTCGCCGTGGTAATGCCATTCACCAACGATCCGCGCCTGCAGCCTGCCTGGTCGGCCGACTTCTGGCGCGAGCGCCATCCGCTCGGAATCCAGGGCGCTTCGCACATCACGTTCGTCGTGAGCGATCTCGACAAGGCCAAGCGCTTCTACACCGAGACCCTGGGCGCGAAACTCTTTGTTGAGGAGGAAACGCCCGGCCGCAAAAAGAGCGCATTCATCGCGATTGGAACCGACTCAGTCATCGAACTCGCGATGCCGCTAGCGTCGAACACGCGCGAAGCGCTCGACCTCGAGCAAAACGGCGAAGGCGTGCACGCGCTGACATTCAAAACGCGCGACCTATCGATGGCGACCGACTTCCTGAAATCGAAGGGCATGAAGCCGGAACCCGACGGCGCCGACTCAGTCGTGCTCGGCCGCGATCAGGCCTTCGGCATGGTGATCGGCTTCACCCGCGCCGCCCTGCCCAACGATCCGCGCTGA
- a CDS encoding amidase: MISLKDYTSYDGLGLAHLVRQKEVSPRELADAAFAAIEKVNPQTNSVLQILREQSAATIAADIPQGPFTGVPFLIKEIILHAKGVRCDMGSKLSQGYTPQEDSELMARFRRAGLVLVGTTQTPEFGYNPTTETTLFGPVHNPWDLGRSAGGSSGGSAASVAAGIVPLAHANDGGGSIRIPASCNGLVGLKPTRDRVPTGPDYADPLCGLACELAVTRTVRDAAAILDCVAGPDVGASGHLIPPARSYQEEVGASPGKLRIAFTASPASGEKVDPECAKAVQETAKTLQSLGHIVEEDGPKYDWDEFLEKIHVIWTTFNAASMDGVAHAMNRKPSPDNVEAVTWACYEDGKRRSAVELIVSMDYNNTLSRMTGRFFQKYDLLLTPTLARIPAPLGEINQNKKGLDAFGWTRQVFSYCPFTPLFNSTGQPAVSLPMHWSEGGVPVGVQLAGRFADEATLIRVASQLEQARPWNNRKPKAHSSN; this comes from the coding sequence ATGATTTCTCTCAAAGATTACACCTCCTACGACGGCCTCGGGCTGGCGCATCTCGTGCGGCAGAAGGAAGTTTCGCCGCGCGAGCTGGCCGACGCCGCCTTCGCCGCGATCGAAAAGGTCAATCCTCAAACCAACTCGGTGCTGCAGATTCTGCGCGAGCAAAGCGCCGCGACGATCGCAGCCGATATACCGCAGGGACCCTTCACCGGTGTTCCCTTTCTCATCAAGGAGATCATCCTTCACGCCAAGGGCGTGCGCTGCGACATGGGCTCGAAGCTCTCGCAGGGCTACACGCCGCAGGAGGATTCGGAGCTGATGGCGCGCTTTCGCCGCGCCGGTCTCGTGCTCGTCGGCACCACGCAGACGCCGGAATTCGGCTACAACCCGACGACCGAGACCACGCTCTTCGGTCCCGTTCACAATCCGTGGGATCTCGGCCGCAGCGCCGGCGGCTCGAGCGGCGGCTCCGCAGCTTCCGTGGCGGCGGGAATCGTTCCGCTCGCGCATGCCAACGACGGCGGCGGCTCGATTCGCATTCCCGCCTCGTGCAACGGCCTCGTCGGTCTGAAGCCGACGCGCGATCGCGTCCCCACCGGTCCTGACTATGCCGACCCTCTGTGCGGACTTGCGTGCGAGCTCGCCGTTACGCGCACCGTTCGCGATGCGGCTGCGATTCTCGATTGCGTCGCGGGTCCCGATGTCGGCGCGTCGGGTCATCTGATTCCACCCGCGCGCTCGTATCAGGAAGAAGTAGGCGCGTCGCCCGGCAAGCTGCGTATCGCGTTCACGGCGTCGCCGGCGTCGGGCGAGAAAGTCGATCCCGAGTGCGCCAAAGCCGTGCAGGAGACCGCGAAGACGCTGCAGAGCCTCGGCCATATCGTCGAGGAGGACGGGCCCAAGTACGATTGGGACGAGTTCCTCGAAAAAATTCACGTGATCTGGACCACCTTCAACGCGGCGTCGATGGACGGCGTCGCCCATGCAATGAACCGCAAGCCGTCGCCCGACAACGTCGAAGCGGTGACGTGGGCCTGCTACGAGGACGGCAAGCGCCGCAGCGCCGTCGAGCTGATCGTCTCGATGGACTACAACAACACGCTCTCGCGCATGACCGGCCGCTTCTTCCAGAAATATGACTTGCTGTTAACACCGACGCTGGCGCGGATTCCCGCGCCGCTCGGCGAAATTAACCAGAACAAAAAAGGCCTCGACGCCTTCGGCTGGACGCGCCAGGTCTTCAGCTATTGTCCGTTCACGCCGCTCTTCAACTCGACCGGCCAGCCTGCGGTGTCGCTGCCGATGCATTGGAGCGAAGGTGGAGTGCCGGTGGGCGTGCAGCTGGCCGGCCGCTTCGCCGACGAGGCAACCCTGATTCGCGTTGCGTCGCAGCTCGAGCAGGCGCGGCCGTGGAATAATCGGAAGCCCAAGGCGCATTCGTCCAACTAG